The following proteins come from a genomic window of Populus nigra chromosome 6, ddPopNigr1.1, whole genome shotgun sequence:
- the LOC133696955 gene encoding uncharacterized protein LOC133696955 isoform X2 — translation MVKDGLVSDVFSYNMPIDCFCKANVMNEAAKAFKVMQDRGKADEDGPQTGTGIAGGMPQTGTGIVDADPAEVVAKALLCFNNKSVSGILILSTHGL, via the exons ATGGTCAAAGATGGACTTGTGTCAGATGTCTTTTCTTATAACATGCCAATTGATTGCTTCTGCAAAGCCAATGTGATGAACGAGGCAGCAAAGGCTTTCAAAGTGATGCAAGATAGAG GGAAGGCAGACGAAGATGGGCCTCAAACAGGCACAGGAATTGCTGGCGGTATGCCTCAAACAGGCACAGGCATTGTAGATGCTGATCCGGCTGAAGTTGTTGCAAAAGCTTTGCTATGTTTCAACAATAAATCCGTTAGTGGGATCTTGATTTTATCCACCCATG GTTTATAA
- the LOC133696955 gene encoding uncharacterized protein LOC133696955 isoform X1 — MVKDGLVSDVFSYNMPIDCFCKANVMNEAAKAFKVMQDRGKADEDGPQTGTGIAGGMPQTGTGIVDADPAEVVAKALLCFNNKSVSGILILSTHGRIRAVEYVEICSINHRCFTQ, encoded by the exons ATGGTCAAAGATGGACTTGTGTCAGATGTCTTTTCTTATAACATGCCAATTGATTGCTTCTGCAAAGCCAATGTGATGAACGAGGCAGCAAAGGCTTTCAAAGTGATGCAAGATAGAG GGAAGGCAGACGAAGATGGGCCTCAAACAGGCACAGGAATTGCTGGCGGTATGCCTCAAACAGGCACAGGCATTGTAGATGCTGATCCGGCTGAAGTTGTTGCAAAAGCTTTGCTATGTTTCAACAATAAATCCGTTAGTGGGATCTTGATTTTATCCACCCATGGTAGGATACGTGCGGTCGAGTACGTTGAAATATGTTCGATTAATCATCGCTGCTTCACCCAGTGA